The Natronoarchaeum mannanilyticum genome includes the window TGAAGACCTTCTTCGTCGGCCTCGAACCGCTCGAAGCCGACGCTCTGCATAGCGATCTCGTACAGGAGGCGATTCCTATAGAAACCCCACTTTCTCTAAAACAACCAAAATTGTTTTACGCGAAACTCGCGTTGTACTCTCCATGCGACAGACGGACGACGGCCGCCGTCGACGACTGCCCGCAGCGGGCGGGGTGAGCGCCGCGTGACTGGCCACGGCGCCGACGACGAGCGCCCGGAACGAGACAATCTGGGAACCCTCTACGTCGTCGGGATCGGGCCGGGGCTCCCTCACGCGATGACCCAGCGCGCGAAGGACGTCGTCGAGACGGCCGACTGCGTCATCGCGTCGAACCTCTACCAGGAGTTCCTCCGGCGCGACGGGACCCTGCCCTCGGAGGATGCCGAAGTCGAGACGGCTACCGACGGCGGCGCGGGAGCGACTCCCGACGCCGCGACCGAGGAAGGCACCGTTCTCGAACGTCCGAACGGCACCCGCCAGACGCTAGTCCGGTCTTCGATGGGCCGCCAGATCGAACTCGCGCGCGAGGCGTTCGAGCGCGTCCGCGACGGGCAGGACGTCGCCCATGTCTCAGGCGGCGATCCGAACGTGTACGGCAAGAGCGACCTGCTGTACCTGATGGCCGAGGAGGAGGGCGCCGACGATATCCCGATCGAGATCGTCCCCGGCGTCACCGCGGCGCTGGGCGGCGCGGCCAACCTCGGCGCGCCGCTGTCGAACGACTTCTGCACGATCTCGCTGTCGGACAAGTGGCGCGGCTGGGACGAGATCGAGGAGAAACTGCGCGCGGCGGCGATCTCCGGATTCGTCGTCGTGCTCTACAACTGCTGGCGCGACTACGAGCGCGCGATCGGCGTCCTGCGCGAGGAGCGATCGGACGACGTGCCGGTCGCGATCTTCAACGACGCCGGCCGCGGTGCGGCCGGGCGCAACCTGGAGGACGAGACCCACACCATCACGACGCTGGGCGCGGCGACCGAGCACGACGAGAAGGTCGGCGGGATGGGCACCTCCATCCTCGTCGGCACGGCCGAGACCCACGTCTGGGAGAACGACCACGGAAAACACCTCGTCACCCCGCGCGGCGGGCGTGACGTCGACGACTTCTAACCTATGAGCACGGACGACACCACCGACGAGAGCACAGCGAACGAGAACGCAGAAGGCGAGAGTAAGTGCGGCGCCGCGGACGCCGAGGCGACCGCTGGGACCGAGAGCAAGTGCGGCGGGGCGTCTTCGGCGTCGACCGACGAGTCCAGTTCGTCCTGTGGCGCCACCACGGACGATTCGACCGACGAGAAGGTCGGTTCGACGGTCGAGGACTTCGACGCGGATCCCGGCAGCCTCACCGCCGTCGGACTCGGTCCCGGCCAGCCCGAGGGGATGACCGCCCGCGCCCGCGAGGCGCTGCTCGACGCCGAGCACGTCGTCGGCTACACGACCTACACCGAGCTG containing:
- a CDS encoding precorrin-3B C(17)-methyltransferase, which translates into the protein MTQRAKDVVETADCVIASNLYQEFLRRDGTLPSEDAEVETATDGGAGATPDAATEEGTVLERPNGTRQTLVRSSMGRQIELAREAFERVRDGQDVAHVSGGDPNVYGKSDLLYLMAEEEGADDIPIEIVPGVTAALGGAANLGAPLSNDFCTISLSDKWRGWDEIEEKLRAAAISGFVVVLYNCWRDYERAIGVLREERSDDVPVAIFNDAGRGAAGRNLEDETHTITTLGAATEHDEKVGGMGTSILVGTAETHVWENDHGKHLVTPRGGRDVDDF